A single genomic interval of Oryza sativa Japonica Group chromosome 7, ASM3414082v1 harbors:
- the LOC136357457 gene encoding uncharacterized protein codes for MANYFPMALKGQAHGWLMTQPPSSIHSWEDLCQQFITNFQGTYPRPGEEADLHAVRRKDDESLRSYIQRFCQVGNTIPCIPAHAVVYAFRNGVRHNRMLEKIASKEPKTTAELFELADKVARKEEAWAWNSPGTSAAAAATPESAPRSKRRDRRGKRKPARSDDEGHVLAADGPTRAPRKGKATGDRPSPTVLSRPEIPE; via the coding sequence atggcgaattactttcccatggccctcaaGGGTCAGGCGCATGGCTGGTTGATGACCCAGCCCCCCAGCTCCattcactcctgggaggatctgtgccagcagttcattaCGAACTTCCAGGGTACATATccacgcccgggggaagaggcggACCTACACGCTGTACGGCGGAAGGATGATGAGTCCCTCCGTTCGTACATACAGCGCTTCTGTCAGGTCGGCAACACTATTCCGTGCATCCCAGCCCACGCGGTTGTATATGCATTCCGGAACGGCGTGCGGCATAATCGCATGCTGGAGAAGAttgcctccaaggagcccaagACCACTGCCGAGCTCTTCGAGCTGGCGGACAAGGTGGCCcggaaggaggaggcatgggCCTGGAACTCTCCCGGCACCagtgcggcggctgcggctaccCCCGAATCTGCCCCCCGCTCTAAGCGGCGAGATAGGAGAGGCAAAAGGAAACCAGCCCGCTCCGATGACGAGGGCCATGTCCTTGCAGCAGACGGGCCCACGCGGGCCCCGCGCAAAGGAAAGGCCACCGGCGATAGGCCGAGCCCCACCgttctgtcacgcccagaaattcccgaatag